In one window of Macaca thibetana thibetana isolate TM-01 chromosome 5, ASM2454274v1, whole genome shotgun sequence DNA:
- the UTP3 gene encoding something about silencing protein 10, whose amino-acid sequence MVGRSRRRGAAKWAAVRAKAGPTLTDENGDDLGLPPSPGDTSYYQDQVDDFHEARSRAALAKGWNEEQSGDEEDGEEEEEEVLALDVDDEDDEDEGSAGEEEEENADDDGGSSVQSDAEASVDPSLSWGQRKKLYYDTDYGSKSRGRQGQQEAEEEEREEEEEAQIIQRRLAQALQEDDFGVAWVEAFAKPVPQVDETETRVVKDLAKVSVKEKLKMLRKESPELLELIEDLKVKLTEVKDELEPLLQLVEQGIIPPGKGSQYLRTKYNLYLNYCSNISFYLILKARRVPAHGHPVIERLVTYRNLINKLSVVDQKLSAEIRYLLTLKDDAVKKELIPEAKSTKPKPKSVSKTSAAACAVTDRSDDSDFDEEAKLKYYKEIEDRQKLKRKKEENSTEEQAVEDQNAKRAITYQIAKNRGLTPRRKKIDRNPRVKHREKFRRAKIRRRGQVREVRKEEQRYSGELSGIRAGVKKSIKLK is encoded by the coding sequence ATGGTGGGGAGATCCCGGCGGCGCGGAGCAGCTAAGTGGGCAGCTGTGCGAGCCAAGGCAGGTCCCACGCTCACCGACGAAAACGGAGATGATTTAGGATTGCCACCCTCACCAGGGGACACCAGCTACTACCAAGATCAGGTAGATGACTTTCATGAGGCACGATCCCGGGCCGCCTTAGCTAAGGGCTGGAATGAAGAACAGAGTGGAGACGAGGAGGAtggcgaggaggaggaggaggaggtgctaGCCCTAGATGTGGACGATGAGGACGACGAAGATGAGGGGAGTgcgggggaggaggaggaggagaatgccGATGATGATGGTGGGAGCTCCGTGCAGAGTGATGCTGAGGCCTCTGTGGATCCCAGTTTGTCGTGGGGTCAGAGGAAAAAACTTTACTATGACACGGACTATGGTTCCAAGTCCCGAGGCCGGCAGGGTcaacaggaggcagaggaggaggaaagagaggaggaggaggaggcacagATCATTCAGCGGCGCCTAGCCCAAGCGCTGCAAGAGGACGATTTTGGTGTCGCCTGGGTTGAGGCCTTTGCAAAACCAGTGCCTCAGGTAGATGAGACTGAGACACGGGTCGTGAAGGATTTGGCTAAAGTTTCAGTGAAGGAGAAGCTGAAAATGTTGCGAAAGGAATCCCCAGAACTCTTGGAGCTGATAGAAGACCTGAAAGTCAAGTTGACAGAGGTGAAGGATGAGCTGGAGCCATTGTTACAGTTGGTGGAACAAGGGATCATTCCACCTGGAAAAGGAAGCCAATATTTGAGGACCAAGTACAACCTCTACTTGAATTATTGTTCGAACATCAGTTTTTATTTGATCCTGAAAGCTAGGAGAGTCCCAGCACATGGACATCCTGTCATAGAAAGGCTTGTTACCTACCGAAATTTGATCAACAAGCTGTCAGTTGTGGATCAGAAGCTGTCCGCAGAAATTCGTTATCTGTTGACACTTAAGGATGATGCTGTAAAGAAAGAACTGATTCCGGAAGCAAAATCCACCAAGCCCAAACCAAAGTCTGTTTCAAAGACTTCTGCTGCTGCCTGTGCTGTTACAGATCGTTCTGATGATTCTGATTTTGATGAAGAAGCTAAACTGAAGtactataaagaaatagaagacaggcaaaagctaaagagaaagaaagaagaaaatagcacTGAAGAACAGGCTGTTGAAGATCAAAATGCAAAGAGAGCCATTACCTATCAAATTGCTAAAAATAGGGGACTTACTCCTAGGAGAAAGAAGATTGACCGCAATCCCAGAGTGAAACACAGGGAGAAGTTCAGAAGAGCCAAAATTCGAAGAAGAGGCCAGGTTCGTGAAGTTCGTAAAGAAGAGCAACGTTATAGTGGTGAATTATCTGGCATTCGTGCAGGAGTTAAAAAGAGCATTAAGCTTAAATGA